The following proteins come from a genomic window of Mycobacterium sp. DL:
- a CDS encoding 2-hydroxyacid dehydrogenase: MRVLAHFVPGDKVLEFLEPHADWLDVRFCAEDDDNTFHHELPEAEVIWHVLRPLSGDDLVEGSRLRLVHKLGAGVNTIDVDVATQRGIAVANMPGANAASVAEGTVLLMLAALRRLPELDRATRAGAGWPSDPTLGETVRDVGGCTVGLVGYGNIAKRVERIVVAMGGEVLHTSTGDDGHPGWRSLPDLLAVSDVLSLHLPLTDGTAHLLDADALARMKPGAILVNTSRGPIVDEHALVEALRSRRLAAAGLDVFAVEPVPADNPLLGLDNVVLTPHVTWYTADTMHRYLELAVDNCERLRDGRDLANLVNQVGG, from the coding sequence GTGAGAGTCCTGGCCCACTTCGTTCCCGGTGACAAGGTCCTGGAATTCCTTGAGCCTCATGCCGATTGGCTCGACGTCCGGTTCTGCGCGGAGGACGACGACAACACGTTCCACCACGAACTGCCCGAGGCCGAGGTGATCTGGCATGTGCTGCGGCCCCTTTCCGGTGACGACCTGGTCGAGGGGTCGCGGCTCCGGCTCGTCCACAAACTGGGCGCCGGGGTCAACACCATCGACGTCGACGTCGCGACGCAGCGGGGCATCGCGGTGGCCAACATGCCCGGCGCCAACGCGGCCTCGGTCGCCGAGGGAACGGTGCTGCTGATGCTGGCCGCGCTGCGCCGGCTACCGGAACTGGACCGGGCCACCCGGGCCGGTGCGGGCTGGCCGTCAGATCCCACCCTGGGAGAGACGGTGCGCGACGTCGGCGGCTGCACGGTCGGGTTGGTCGGCTACGGCAACATCGCCAAACGGGTCGAGCGCATCGTGGTCGCGATGGGCGGCGAGGTGCTGCACACCAGCACCGGTGACGACGGACACCCGGGCTGGCGCAGCCTGCCCGACCTGCTGGCCGTCAGCGACGTCCTCTCGCTGCATCTGCCGCTCACCGACGGCACCGCCCACCTCCTCGACGCGGACGCGCTGGCCCGGATGAAGCCGGGCGCGATCCTCGTCAATACCTCGCGCGGCCCGATCGTCGACGAGCACGCCCTCGTCGAGGCGCTGCGCTCCCGCCGACTGGCCGCCGCCGGTCTCGACGTCTTCGCCGTGGAGCCGGTACCGGCCGACAATCCGCTGCTCGGACTCGACAACGTGGTGCTCACCCCGCACGTCACCTGGTACACCGCCGACACCATGCACCGCTATCTGGAGTTGGCGGTGGACAATTGTGAACGACTTCGTGACGGGCGGGACCTCGCGAACCTGGTGAACCAGGTGGGCGGGTAG